Proteins from one Chitinophaga oryzae genomic window:
- a CDS encoding RagB/SusD family nutrient uptake outer membrane protein, protein MKKIVYTLPLLMVLLTVSCSKDYLNRPPLGKQTDENFYNSPGAGFKTVVNCYLGFYEFWGYQAAIAELGNMATDESDKGGSDANDRPFVVDLGWGRSLATNETLNGLWGACYKGIGNCNVALERLPAAQLLDDKGNPLDDKTKARYLAEIRFLRAYYYLDLVRIFGGVPLLTKTLQLEDRNKIVRAASNEVFQFIVNELEAVGNEAALPSRKDLPAGELGRVTKEAAWAVQARAYLFFAEDDKTLYAKARDAAKKVIDASAFTLDPQYQALFLKDGYKSPEAVFPVIFGDDPAAFIYGTTLPIYCSPRSVGGWGFDCPTQSLVDEYEPGDPRILFTVLDQGDVFPGGETLDFSSYPNTGHHNRKVFLPANRRGQGWGNDAWTMHLVRYADVLLMYAEALIESGGSKQEAANYINMVRNRASNSSHTDVEAVSRKRVIAGTPLPPVTAADDLRKALRHERRVEMGCEYGRVFDLLRWNIYVSTMKDYATRPYSNGKGSAFRAPASGNKYLFPIPQQEIDRTGGGIKQNPGY, encoded by the coding sequence ATGAAAAAGATCGTATATACTTTACCGTTGTTGATGGTTTTGCTGACTGTTTCCTGTTCAAAGGATTACCTGAACAGGCCGCCGCTGGGAAAACAAACAGATGAAAACTTTTACAATTCGCCGGGCGCCGGCTTCAAGACAGTCGTTAACTGTTACCTCGGATTTTATGAATTCTGGGGATACCAGGCCGCAATTGCCGAATTGGGCAACATGGCCACGGACGAAAGTGATAAAGGCGGTTCAGACGCCAACGACCGTCCTTTTGTGGTAGACCTGGGCTGGGGCCGTTCGCTCGCAACCAACGAAACGCTCAACGGCCTATGGGGCGCCTGCTACAAAGGCATCGGCAATTGCAACGTAGCACTGGAACGCCTGCCGGCAGCCCAACTGCTGGATGATAAAGGCAACCCGCTCGACGATAAAACCAAAGCCCGTTACCTCGCAGAAATACGTTTCCTGCGGGCTTACTATTACCTCGACCTGGTTCGTATATTCGGCGGCGTTCCCCTGCTGACGAAAACACTGCAGCTGGAAGACCGAAACAAAATTGTACGCGCAGCATCCAATGAAGTGTTTCAGTTTATCGTCAATGAACTGGAAGCGGTGGGTAATGAGGCCGCACTGCCTTCCCGCAAGGACCTTCCTGCCGGTGAACTGGGCCGCGTAACCAAAGAAGCAGCGTGGGCGGTACAGGCCCGTGCTTATCTCTTCTTTGCCGAAGACGATAAGACGCTCTACGCCAAAGCCCGCGATGCAGCAAAAAAAGTGATCGACGCCAGCGCTTTCACGCTCGATCCCCAATACCAGGCGTTGTTCCTGAAAGACGGCTATAAAAGCCCTGAAGCGGTATTCCCGGTTATCTTCGGTGACGATCCGGCCGCCTTTATCTACGGTACCACGCTGCCTATCTACTGCTCTCCACGCAGTGTGGGCGGATGGGGCTTCGATTGTCCTACACAGTCACTGGTGGATGAATACGAACCCGGTGATCCGCGTATCCTCTTCACCGTCCTCGATCAGGGCGATGTGTTCCCCGGCGGCGAAACGCTGGACTTCTCTTCCTATCCCAATACCGGTCACCATAACCGTAAAGTATTCCTGCCGGCCAACCGCCGCGGGCAGGGATGGGGCAACGATGCCTGGACCATGCACCTGGTGCGTTATGCCGACGTATTGCTGATGTACGCTGAAGCACTGATCGAAAGCGGTGGCAGCAAACAGGAAGCGGCCAACTACATCAATATGGTACGTAACCGCGCCAGCAATTCGTCCCACACTGATGTGGAAGCAGTGTCCCGTAAAAGGGTGATCGCCGGCACACCACTGCCGCCGGTAACGGCTGCAGACGACCTGCGTAAAGCCCTGCGCCATGAGCGCCGCGTGGAAATGGGTTGCGAATACGGCCGCGTGTTCGACCTTCTGCGCTGGAACATCTATGTGTCCACCATGAAAGACTATGCTACCAGACCTTATTCCAACGGTAAAGGCAGCGCCTTCAGAGCACCTGCCTCCGGAAATAAATACCTGTTTCCCATACCGCAACAGGAAATAGACCGCACCGGCGGCGGCATTAAACAAAACCCCGGTTATTAA
- a CDS encoding PQQ-dependent sugar dehydrogenase translates to MKKLWLPVLLALLTACGAKRSVTRILCYTKNTESAWVKQLQEAGQKEGWQIVFTGDRQYFQDDSLKNFSAVCVPFSLTDSLGYRDIPALKRYAEAGGGGILAVKDSGTVKQGWPWLREWNTLPESRALEQDKGRLYIVPATATAATIQPAVRYLVGNNAWPDYNKTLTIAPPDTSRYTYTVLDHGLDEPMELAILPGGNVLFVERKGAVKLYDARLRQTKTIGRFDVFSGIEDGLLGVALDPHYEKNHWVYFYYAPAGEKWYNKLVRLELHGDTLDMSSEKVLMEVPTQRRYCCHSAGYLFFGPQDLLYLSIGDNTNAEETHGYTPVDERAGRELSDDQASAANSMDLRGKILRIKPEPDGTYSIPDGNLFPKDGSKGRPEIYVMGCRNPYRFSVDMKNAFVYWGDVGPDTKVPSAEGSTLSFDEINQAKKPGFFGWPYFNGNNEAYPLLDYATMKERPGKDPMRPVNNSPHNTGTKELPPAQPAMIWYGDAASPVFPMVGKGGESAMAGPVFYADQFKDAPYKLSNYYDGKLFIYEWMRHWIMAVTLDSAGNYLRMEPFLENIDFAAPTDMKFAPDGSIYMLEYGTNWFSKNSNAKLVRITYSEGNRQPVANIRSSQLYGGAPLTVKLSANGSMDYDKGDKLTYTWKIGDKQLTGEQVDYTFAQPGVYKVDLTVSDDHGGKGTSSVDIKVGNTPPDVRILTSANKSFYWDNAALDYKVMVTDPEDGSPDSSKIKVTFDYLPMGKDFALVLANNGGGNTKFAKGHQLFWSLDCKSCHTENTASIGPSLLEVAKRYPDNEANVNKLAEKIIAGGSGSWGNRTMSAHPDMSAADAKEIVHYILSLSSEQGTLPMQGVQSFKAHVGKGTDGGYLLMATYTDKGANNIEPITGREYIMLKNPRVQAEDFDEGNVNVITITTAGLAYTAARNNSYMRFNRLYLDGVKSLQFNVQEQGLGGVVEIRLDRQDGPLAGQVAVKGGNAAAAGRTAGWKTVSAAIQPVTGQHDLYFVFKSADGKDGYLFNIDWIYFSNNN, encoded by the coding sequence ATGAAAAAACTATGGTTGCCTGTGTTGCTCGCATTGCTTACAGCATGTGGGGCCAAGCGTTCTGTTACCCGGATTTTATGTTACACTAAAAACACAGAAAGCGCCTGGGTAAAACAACTACAGGAGGCAGGGCAAAAAGAAGGATGGCAGATCGTGTTTACGGGAGACAGACAGTATTTCCAGGACGATTCCCTGAAGAATTTCAGTGCAGTATGCGTACCGTTTTCGCTGACGGACAGCCTGGGCTACCGTGACATACCGGCGTTGAAACGGTATGCGGAAGCTGGCGGCGGCGGTATCCTCGCGGTGAAAGACAGCGGTACCGTGAAACAGGGATGGCCCTGGCTGCGTGAATGGAACACGTTGCCGGAGAGCAGAGCGCTGGAGCAGGATAAAGGCCGCCTGTATATTGTACCTGCCACAGCTACGGCTGCAACCATACAACCGGCAGTCCGATACCTCGTAGGCAACAATGCATGGCCGGACTATAACAAAACCCTCACTATTGCCCCGCCGGATACTAGCCGTTACACCTATACGGTATTGGACCACGGACTGGATGAGCCGATGGAGCTGGCCATCCTGCCCGGCGGCAACGTGCTGTTCGTGGAGCGCAAAGGCGCGGTAAAACTGTATGACGCACGCCTGCGGCAAACAAAGACCATCGGCCGCTTCGATGTGTTCAGCGGTATTGAGGACGGCTTGCTGGGCGTTGCGCTGGACCCGCACTACGAAAAAAATCACTGGGTGTATTTTTATTATGCACCTGCCGGCGAAAAATGGTATAATAAGCTGGTGCGGCTGGAACTGCATGGCGATACGCTGGACATGTCTTCCGAAAAAGTATTGATGGAAGTGCCTACCCAGCGCCGCTATTGCTGCCATTCTGCGGGTTACCTGTTCTTCGGGCCGCAGGATTTATTGTACCTGTCTATCGGTGATAATACCAATGCAGAAGAGACACACGGCTATACGCCGGTAGATGAAAGAGCGGGCCGCGAGCTGTCAGACGACCAGGCCAGTGCGGCCAACAGCATGGACCTGCGCGGAAAGATCCTGCGTATCAAACCGGAACCGGATGGCACCTATTCCATCCCTGACGGTAACCTCTTCCCGAAAGACGGTTCCAAAGGCCGCCCGGAAATTTATGTGATGGGATGCCGCAATCCTTACCGCTTCTCAGTAGACATGAAAAATGCTTTCGTGTACTGGGGCGATGTAGGACCGGACACCAAAGTCCCTTCCGCGGAAGGTAGTACGCTCAGCTTCGATGAAATCAACCAGGCGAAAAAACCGGGCTTCTTCGGATGGCCTTATTTCAATGGTAACAACGAAGCATATCCCTTGCTGGATTATGCTACCATGAAGGAGCGGCCGGGAAAAGATCCCATGCGGCCTGTCAATAATTCACCGCACAATACCGGCACTAAGGAACTGCCTCCCGCGCAACCGGCGATGATCTGGTATGGCGATGCCGCTTCACCGGTGTTCCCGATGGTGGGCAAAGGAGGGGAGAGCGCCATGGCAGGTCCCGTGTTTTATGCGGACCAGTTTAAGGATGCACCCTATAAACTGTCCAACTATTACGACGGTAAACTCTTCATCTACGAATGGATGCGGCACTGGATCATGGCGGTAACACTGGATTCCGCGGGTAATTACCTGCGTATGGAGCCATTCCTCGAAAATATCGACTTTGCGGCGCCTACCGATATGAAGTTCGCTCCCGACGGCAGCATCTACATGCTGGAATATGGTACTAACTGGTTTTCCAAAAACTCCAACGCGAAGCTGGTACGCATCACTTATTCGGAAGGCAACCGTCAACCGGTGGCGAACATACGCAGCAGCCAGTTGTACGGCGGCGCTCCGCTGACAGTAAAACTCTCTGCCAACGGCTCTATGGATTACGATAAAGGCGACAAGCTTACGTATACCTGGAAGATCGGCGATAAACAGCTGACCGGTGAACAGGTGGATTACACCTTCGCGCAGCCGGGCGTGTATAAGGTAGACCTGACCGTATCCGATGATCATGGGGGCAAGGGAACTTCTTCTGTGGATATTAAAGTAGGCAACACGCCACCCGATGTAAGAATACTCACTTCCGCCAATAAGAGCTTCTACTGGGACAATGCGGCACTGGATTACAAGGTGATGGTCACAGATCCCGAAGATGGCAGCCCGGACAGCAGCAAGATTAAAGTCACCTTTGATTATCTCCCGATGGGAAAAGATTTCGCACTGGTACTCGCTAATAACGGTGGTGGCAACACGAAGTTTGCGAAAGGACATCAGCTGTTCTGGTCACTGGATTGTAAGTCCTGCCATACGGAGAATACCGCGTCCATCGGTCCGAGCCTGCTGGAAGTGGCCAAACGTTATCCTGATAACGAGGCCAATGTGAACAAACTGGCGGAGAAGATCATCGCCGGCGGCAGCGGCAGCTGGGGCAACCGCACCATGTCCGCCCATCCGGACATGTCTGCGGCGGATGCCAAAGAAATTGTGCATTATATCCTCTCCCTCAGCAGCGAGCAGGGCACCCTGCCAATGCAGGGCGTGCAGTCCTTTAAAGCGCACGTGGGTAAAGGCACCGATGGTGGTTACCTGCTGATGGCCACTTACACCGATAAAGGCGCTAATAACATAGAACCTATTACCGGCAGGGAGTATATCATGCTGAAAAATCCGCGTGTGCAGGCCGAGGATTTTGACGAAGGCAATGTAAACGTGATCACGATCACTACTGCCGGCCTGGCTTATACTGCGGCGCGCAATAACAGTTACATGCGGTTTAACCGTCTGTACCTGGACGGTGTGAAGAGCCTGCAGTTCAACGTGCAGGAGCAGGGCCTGGGCGGCGTGGTGGAAATACGGCTGGACAGGCAGGATGGCCCGCTGGCAGGCCAGGTGGCTGTAAAGGGCGGTAATGCAGCCGCTGCCGGCCGTACCGCAGGCTGGAAAACCGTTTCGGCCGCGATACAACCGGTTACCGGTCAGCATGACCTGTACTTCGTGTTTAAGAGCGCGGACGGTAAAGACGGTTATCTTTTTAACATAGACTGGATATATTTCTCCAACAACAACTAA
- a CDS encoding nucleoside permease — MSFSVRLRLSVLMLLEYFTWGAWYVTMGTYLITALKADAVQVGAAYANLSIAAIISPFFVGLIADRFFAAQKVLGVLHLAGAVTLYLTGSVQDFGSFWWLILLYTLLYMPTMSLANAISFRQMTDSGREFPSVRVFGTVGWIAAGLLIGFAKVEASALTFHIAAASSLLLGVYSFFLPDTPPVKKKVQLSDVLGLDALVLFKSRSYWLFFITAIAVCVPLAFYYSFTNAFLNGSGMSNAAGKMTLGQVSEFLFLLLMPLLFVRMGVKRMLVLGMACWILRYVLFAYGDSGAGAWMLYGGIVLHGMCYDFFFVTGQIYTDRKAGEAVRSAAQGLITLATYGIGMLVGSYVSGFVARRFSHVTPAGATYDWQTIWLVPAGITGVFLLLFVFLFRDDDQQKL; from the coding sequence ATGTCCTTTTCCGTACGGCTACGGCTGTCTGTCCTGATGTTATTGGAGTACTTCACCTGGGGCGCCTGGTATGTCACCATGGGCACTTACCTGATCACTGCGTTGAAGGCCGATGCGGTGCAGGTAGGGGCGGCGTATGCCAACCTCTCCATTGCGGCCATTATCTCCCCGTTTTTTGTGGGGTTGATCGCCGACCGTTTTTTTGCGGCGCAGAAGGTGCTGGGCGTGCTGCATCTGGCAGGCGCGGTAACGCTTTACCTGACCGGCAGTGTACAGGACTTTGGCAGTTTCTGGTGGCTGATATTGCTGTATACGTTGTTGTATATGCCTACGATGTCGCTGGCCAATGCTATCTCTTTCCGGCAGATGACCGATAGCGGGAGGGAGTTTCCTTCGGTACGTGTATTCGGCACCGTAGGATGGATCGCTGCCGGACTGCTGATAGGGTTTGCAAAAGTGGAAGCTTCTGCGCTGACTTTTCATATCGCAGCGGCCAGTTCTTTGCTGCTGGGGGTATACAGCTTTTTCCTGCCCGACACGCCGCCGGTGAAGAAGAAGGTGCAGCTGTCCGACGTGCTGGGACTGGATGCGCTGGTATTGTTTAAGAGCCGGTCTTACTGGTTGTTTTTTATCACCGCTATCGCGGTATGTGTGCCACTGGCTTTCTACTACAGTTTTACCAATGCCTTCCTCAACGGCAGCGGCATGAGCAATGCTGCCGGGAAGATGACGCTGGGACAGGTGTCGGAGTTTCTGTTCCTGTTGCTGATGCCGTTACTGTTTGTGCGCATGGGCGTAAAGCGGATGCTGGTATTGGGGATGGCCTGTTGGATCCTGCGCTATGTGCTGTTTGCCTATGGCGACAGCGGCGCCGGCGCCTGGATGCTGTATGGCGGTATTGTGCTGCATGGCATGTGTTATGATTTCTTTTTTGTGACCGGGCAGATCTATACTGACAGGAAAGCGGGAGAGGCGGTAAGGAGCGCCGCACAGGGGCTGATCACGCTGGCCACCTATGGCATTGGTATGCTGGTGGGGTCTTATGTGTCGGGATTTGTGGCGCGGCGCTTCAGTCATGTTACCCCCGCCGGCGCTACTTACGACTGGCAGACGATCTGGCTGGTGCCTGCAGGTATTACCGGGGTATTCCTGCTGTTGTTTGTTTTTTTATTCCGGGACGATGATCAACAAAAACTATAA
- a CDS encoding Gfo/Idh/MocA family protein: MGRKIAMLGSGFIGRFYADSIHSQRSKDRIVSIYSRREESAQKFAADYDTPHWTTVMEDAINHPEVDVVCIALPNNLHEAAVMACCKAKKAVICTKPLGRNAEEAKRMLLAVEAAGIFHGYMEDLVYTPKFSKALQSVQAGALGRILWAKSRETHPGPHSEWFWDKEQAGGGCILDLGCHCVEISRSFIGKDIRPVEVMCWADTQVKPIDAEDHAIALVRYENGAIGQFEVSWTFRGGLDLRDEVMGTEGTIWLNNFLRTGFDMFTTGKGADYVAEKAESNTGWLFPVGDELNDLGYNHMFADMFNAIEQNKAPRESFYDGYVVNAILDAAYRSAASKLWEPVKLDIWRGLEGVAKGASLVDYDEHHYLIKEEKTHFGSTKLILKEKQSGKIIEVTR; the protein is encoded by the coding sequence ATGGGAAGAAAAATTGCCATGCTGGGCAGTGGTTTTATCGGCCGGTTTTATGCCGATTCTATCCATAGCCAGCGCAGTAAAGACAGGATCGTCAGCATTTATTCGCGCCGGGAAGAGAGTGCGCAGAAATTTGCTGCAGACTACGACACGCCCCACTGGACCACGGTGATGGAAGATGCAATCAACCACCCGGAGGTGGACGTGGTGTGTATCGCTTTGCCTAACAACCTGCATGAAGCGGCTGTGATGGCCTGCTGCAAGGCAAAGAAGGCGGTGATATGCACCAAGCCGCTGGGACGTAACGCGGAAGAAGCCAAAAGGATGTTGCTGGCGGTAGAAGCGGCGGGCATCTTCCACGGTTATATGGAAGACCTGGTATACACGCCTAAATTTTCCAAGGCGTTGCAGAGCGTACAGGCCGGTGCGCTGGGCCGTATCCTCTGGGCTAAGTCCAGGGAAACGCATCCCGGTCCGCATAGCGAATGGTTCTGGGACAAAGAGCAGGCCGGCGGCGGTTGCATCCTCGACCTGGGTTGTCACTGTGTGGAGATCTCCCGCAGCTTTATCGGTAAAGACATCAGGCCGGTGGAGGTGATGTGCTGGGCAGATACGCAGGTGAAACCCATCGATGCGGAAGATCATGCCATTGCGCTGGTACGGTATGAAAACGGCGCCATTGGCCAGTTTGAGGTGAGCTGGACTTTCCGCGGCGGCCTGGACCTCCGCGATGAAGTGATGGGCACCGAAGGGACCATCTGGCTCAACAATTTCCTGCGTACCGGTTTTGATATGTTCACCACCGGCAAGGGAGCGGATTATGTGGCAGAGAAAGCAGAAAGCAACACCGGCTGGTTGTTTCCCGTAGGAGATGAACTGAATGACCTGGGGTATAATCATATGTTCGCCGATATGTTCAACGCTATCGAACAAAACAAGGCGCCGCGGGAATCTTTTTACGACGGTTATGTGGTGAACGCTATCCTGGACGCTGCTTACAGGAGCGCGGCGAGCAAGCTGTGGGAGCCGGTGAAACTGGACATATGGCGTGGCCTGGAAGGCGTTGCCAAAGGCGCTTCGCTGGTGGATTATGATGAGCATCATTACCTGATCAAGGAAGAAAAGACGCACTTCGGCAGTACCAAGTTGATATTAAAAGAAAAACAAAGCGGGAAGATCATTGAAGTGACCCGTTAA
- a CDS encoding Gfo/Idh/MocA family protein: MTAYDRRKFLRTAAITGVGLGLVGRAGSLFAGTRAAGKRIGIIGLDTSHSVEFTKMFNAPDADPAYHGFKVVAAYPQGSKDIASSLEMVPGNLAKVKELGVEIVDSIAALLEKVDVVLLESNDGRVHLEQALPVFKAGKRVFIDKPIAASLADTKAIFKAAEKYKVPVFSSSALRFIDSIQQVKQGKIGKVAGADVYTPSPTEKTHPDLFWYGIHGVEMLFALMGPGCRKVTRTTSADMDQVTGVWADGRIGTLRGVIKGPYGFGGHAFGEKGIMPIGDFSSYQPLVLQIASFFETGVAPVDPQETIEMMAFMEAADASKKKKGAPVMMNV, encoded by the coding sequence ATGACCGCATACGATCGCAGGAAATTTCTCAGAACAGCGGCAATAACGGGTGTGGGGCTCGGCCTGGTTGGCCGGGCCGGCTCCCTGTTTGCCGGCACGCGCGCAGCAGGCAAACGGATAGGCATTATCGGGCTGGACACTTCGCACAGTGTGGAGTTCACCAAAATGTTCAACGCACCGGATGCAGACCCGGCGTACCACGGTTTTAAAGTGGTGGCGGCTTATCCGCAGGGAAGCAAAGACATTGCCTCCAGCCTGGAGATGGTGCCGGGCAATCTCGCCAAAGTAAAGGAGCTGGGCGTGGAGATCGTGGACTCTATCGCAGCGTTGCTGGAGAAAGTGGATGTGGTGCTGCTGGAGTCCAATGACGGGCGCGTACACCTGGAGCAGGCGCTCCCGGTGTTCAAAGCAGGCAAAAGGGTGTTTATCGATAAGCCGATAGCCGCTTCCCTGGCAGATACCAAAGCTATTTTTAAGGCAGCCGAAAAATACAAGGTGCCAGTGTTCTCTTCTTCCGCCTTACGTTTTATTGACAGCATTCAGCAGGTGAAACAGGGCAAGATCGGCAAGGTGGCCGGCGCGGATGTGTATACGCCGTCGCCCACGGAAAAAACGCATCCCGACTTGTTCTGGTATGGTATCCACGGCGTGGAGATGCTGTTTGCCCTGATGGGCCCCGGTTGCCGTAAGGTAACCCGTACCACTTCCGCGGATATGGACCAGGTGACCGGCGTTTGGGCCGATGGCCGTATCGGTACGCTGCGTGGCGTGATCAAAGGGCCATACGGTTTCGGCGGTCATGCTTTTGGCGAGAAAGGTATTATGCCCATCGGTGATTTCAGCTCATACCAGCCGTTGGTCTTGCAGATCGCTTCCTTCTTCGAAACCGGCGTAGCGCCGGTGGACCCGCAGGAGACGATTGAAATGATGGCCTTTATGGAGGCTGCCGATGCCAGCAAAAAGAAAAAAGGCGCTCCTGTAATGATGAATGTGTAG
- a CDS encoding phosphocholine-specific phospholipase C: MDTRREFLKKSLLLSGAAGFSTIMPASIQRALAIDPTPGSTWLDAEHIVILMQENRSFDHCFGTLQGVRGFRDPRAIPLPDLKPVWFQTDEKGDTYAPFRLDIKDTKITWMGSLPHSRASQVDAYNAGKHDQWLLAKKPGNKQYAHMPLTMGYFTREDLPFNYAMADAFTICDQHFCSGMTSTTPNRSFFWTGKIDSQENGRTKQNIRNDDFAYGKQTWKTFPELLTENNIPWKFYQNDLSCGGGFKGEERAWLANFGCNLLEFFEAYHVKFSSRYIQTLLKQVETLPEEINKLQVASPSSDAAAEKIRTEVAKKQEVLDNATKELAKWNKESFEQLTAQQKELYNNAFVINSGDPNFRSVTTFRYTDDGQDRKVTVPAGDILHQFRQDVRNGKLPTVSWLSGPQNFSDHPSAPWYGAWYVSEIMDILTGNPEVWKKTIFIVTYDENDGYYDHVPPFSIPDENKPGTGKVSAGIDTEVEHVRLENELAQGIHKKQAREAPVGLGFRVPMLIASPWSRGGKVCSQVFDHTSTLQFLETFVNRKYKKQVHLDNISQWRRTICGDLTAAFSTFTPKKEKLPFLEKEKFVQEIYNAQFKTIPGGFKKLSADDLTQVTGKTTPARLLAPQEKGVRPSPGLPYELYADIDCLPGSGQVKASFAAGNKVFGAAAAGSPFTVIAPVTYKDDKGNTDKCRNWSFAVKAGDQLHYEWPLEAFENNRYHLQLHGPNGFFREATGNTEDPGITTTCTYERNKSSQKLTGNVLLSVANSGRKPLHITIRDNAYGNKAITRTVANEQSAQITLPLQSSHGWYDFTVLAEGHAQYARRYAGRVETGAESITDPYMGKIS; encoded by the coding sequence ATGGACACTCGGAGGGAATTCCTGAAAAAATCGTTATTGTTATCCGGAGCGGCCGGCTTCTCCACTATCATGCCGGCATCTATTCAACGGGCACTCGCGATAGACCCGACACCAGGCAGCACCTGGCTCGATGCGGAACATATCGTCATCCTCATGCAGGAAAACCGCTCTTTTGACCACTGCTTCGGCACGCTGCAAGGCGTCAGAGGTTTCCGCGATCCACGCGCCATCCCACTGCCCGATCTGAAACCGGTATGGTTCCAGACCGACGAAAAAGGCGACACCTATGCGCCTTTCCGGCTCGATATCAAAGACACGAAGATCACGTGGATGGGTTCCCTGCCGCATTCCCGCGCCAGCCAGGTAGATGCATACAACGCAGGCAAACACGATCAATGGCTGCTCGCCAAAAAACCGGGCAACAAACAATATGCACACATGCCGCTCACCATGGGGTATTTCACCCGGGAAGACCTTCCCTTCAACTACGCCATGGCAGACGCTTTCACCATATGCGACCAACACTTTTGCTCCGGCATGACCAGCACCACGCCCAACCGCTCCTTCTTCTGGACAGGCAAAATCGATAGCCAGGAAAACGGTCGCACCAAACAAAATATCCGCAACGACGACTTCGCCTACGGCAAGCAGACCTGGAAAACATTCCCTGAACTGCTGACAGAAAACAATATCCCCTGGAAATTCTACCAGAACGATCTTAGCTGCGGCGGCGGCTTCAAAGGCGAAGAAAGAGCATGGCTGGCAAATTTCGGCTGCAACCTCCTCGAATTCTTCGAAGCCTATCACGTAAAATTCTCTTCCCGCTATATCCAGACCCTGCTCAAACAGGTGGAAACCCTGCCGGAAGAAATCAATAAACTGCAGGTAGCTTCGCCTTCTTCCGATGCAGCAGCAGAGAAAATACGCACCGAAGTGGCGAAAAAACAGGAAGTGCTGGACAACGCCACCAAAGAGCTGGCCAAATGGAACAAAGAAAGTTTCGAACAACTGACAGCGCAACAGAAAGAACTTTACAACAACGCATTTGTGATCAACAGCGGCGATCCCAACTTCCGCAGCGTCACTACCTTCCGGTACACCGATGATGGGCAGGACCGCAAGGTCACCGTCCCCGCAGGCGATATCCTGCACCAGTTCCGCCAGGACGTGCGCAATGGCAAACTACCCACGGTGTCCTGGCTCAGCGGTCCGCAGAATTTCTCCGACCACCCCAGCGCCCCCTGGTACGGCGCCTGGTACGTGTCTGAAATCATGGACATCCTCACCGGCAACCCGGAGGTATGGAAAAAAACCATCTTCATCGTTACCTACGATGAAAATGACGGCTACTACGACCACGTGCCTCCCTTCTCCATCCCCGATGAAAACAAGCCCGGTACCGGCAAAGTATCTGCCGGCATTGATACGGAAGTGGAACATGTGCGGCTGGAAAATGAACTGGCGCAGGGCATCCATAAAAAGCAGGCCAGGGAAGCCCCTGTCGGCCTCGGCTTCCGCGTTCCGATGCTCATCGCCTCCCCGTGGAGCCGCGGTGGCAAAGTGTGCTCACAGGTGTTCGATCACACGTCTACCCTGCAGTTTTTGGAAACATTTGTGAACCGCAAATACAAAAAACAGGTACACCTGGATAATATCAGCCAGTGGAGACGCACTATCTGCGGCGATCTCACCGCTGCCTTCAGCACTTTTACGCCTAAGAAAGAAAAACTGCCATTCCTGGAAAAAGAAAAATTCGTGCAGGAAATCTATAACGCGCAGTTCAAAACCATCCCCGGCGGCTTTAAAAAGCTTTCGGCAGATGACCTCACGCAGGTCACCGGCAAAACCACGCCGGCACGGCTGCTGGCGCCGCAGGAAAAAGGCGTACGCCCCTCTCCCGGCCTGCCTTATGAACTGTACGCCGATATCGACTGTCTGCCCGGAAGCGGGCAGGTGAAAGCCAGCTTCGCGGCGGGCAACAAAGTATTCGGTGCGGCGGCCGCAGGCTCACCCTTCACCGTCATCGCCCCGGTAACCTATAAAGACGATAAAGGCAACACCGACAAGTGCCGCAACTGGTCCTTCGCCGTGAAAGCGGGCGACCAGCTTCACTACGAATGGCCACTGGAAGCGTTTGAAAACAACCGCTACCACCTGCAGCTGCACGGCCCCAATGGCTTCTTCCGCGAAGCCACCGGCAATACGGAAGACCCGGGCATCACTACTACGTGTACCTATGAACGAAACAAGTCTTCCCAAAAGCTGACAGGCAACGTATTGCTCTCCGTGGCCAACAGCGGCCGCAAACCGCTGCACATCACCATCCGGGACAATGCTTACGGCAACAAGGCCATCACCCGTACCGTGGCAAATGAACAGTCCGCACAGATCACCCTGCCGTTGCAGTCCAGCCACGGATGGTACGATTTCACTGTGCTGGCCGAAGGTCACGCCCAATACGCACGGAGGTACGCCGGACGCGTGGAAACAGGCGCAGAAAGCATTACTGACCCCTATATGGGAAAAATTTCCTGA